The following are encoded together in the Culex pipiens pallens isolate TS chromosome 1, TS_CPP_V2, whole genome shotgun sequence genome:
- the LOC120426024 gene encoding leucine-rich repeat serine/threonine-protein kinase 1 isoform X4, which yields MSWKFREVPKSGAERALDACDYFVDEVIEPWKIPDTREQIRSQKHKNLREAVSSSDDTLVQLLLDSIGPEREIIVNMAPGGANTLLFIASQNGSERIVQQLLEAGADGRAHAVTKYSPLYTAVHNGHSKVAATLLQRFPELVQQLTVERWLPFHAACINGHCPVVELLIKHVYPEELMSSFSPTKSPTSRDPSGELEWRLAFDPNTQDVTGQTALYVSCLLGNRQLVEMLLNWKVKCVRHSLDIDDNREPPALSSNPLSPTNRRISFGIQSIMSRLSLGRDPGEGRDENTEMRCPLDLNVLCGAARETALLAAVRGGFLDVVTLLLQNGADPNVVARAVEDQNDPKSSDEIYGFSNVPLAEATRQKSLAMVDLLLKYGAKDDQSVALSIAIQNSDEQIVCRLLSIKAHADPDYKINKKAFAGETEYSALPLVGSFTYSSLFPSVATMINWHSNNCRLSVVKMGWLSEAVLACNPKLKGHPRCAQLSLGALTRIDISHNCLTVLPAEILTLGSLRYLNVAQNKIERIPGMEEIDPGSVYQPQKRRSSKVSQLEYSCPVLEELYLQDNRLECIPPRLFLLPSLSILDVSNNKLQELPFELWKSPKLKEFNVAFNFLKDLPSLPNVAEVGGDATEPPSPVTEACLFQGYSYEDSNDSLTRNRLVASLEIVKHHIWSKSLEVTDQELRLPDSKNDNTVSQLSSLNLANNLFTSIPLALPCLAVNLTRLNMSYNSLRSMGHVTSYPASLKQLDLGHNEISCWPSLPRIAASDPHLMCYNPQEPKKNSSKSSVASSGSSGTPYSNEITVVKSSTSSNNITSLRTAVLKSVCVHRRHLRLESLRTLVLADNSLTRIQLSTDDVTTLGESEDAEWSLIGVAKSRLIFPNLSMLDISNNSLKEIPPSIHELTNLSVLNISGNMDITELPPHMGLLSRLWNLNTRGCSLQDPLRSMIDSKKYKTMDIIGYLKSVYEDARPYARMKLMVVGVQGIGKTSLLDQLRNEGPSRNKKQVDHWAKRMGHKNINTKTSRGINMSTVGVDIGDWVCEKKLRGHSTHGPVIFRTWDFGGQKEYYATHQYFLSKRSLYLVLWRIIDGRKGLAEVLQWLGNIQARAPNSPVIIVGTHYDAVGETLPAKKAEELQQIIRDRFIAVSDAEKIGLPRVLDSIEVSCKTGHNVKLLANLIYDTAFSLRSPGCKDLLLYQRVPASYLALEDVVGTISSSLRQFGADPVLDSDRYRQAVTQEMQLRGFKGFRDWSELNQATMFLHDNGVLLHYDDATLRDLYFLDPQWLCDMLAHVVTVREINPFARTGVMKMDDLQHVFKSSCLGTNDNRSYIVSLLNKFEVALSWDARTLLIPSLLPVEEDSTAERVVTVKIATRSKGWVMRATRRNPSTTSYEPVVPSEPQTPTLNNACDIQTLPRPEQTISRLLLMSYFPSGFWSRLITRVLADDQVVEAIRSLYPLEKQAAADPDIAQMLNLSSHWAVWQTGLALYYGSTLVFKMREISVTCPASPYRNPMNRFKLKQDGIWCDIDLTSSSILEIYFPLNALKVRKLDEVGAELTAVEIEANVQCVTQLLALSVDHIDLLLEDWYPTLGTRFVHTSEGRFLVTRLVPCPKCLRDCEDRHVPNFPSQVKPTSAYGPGQRPTLHKRLSVDRRAELGEPSGLNELPGILNDLVPTRKSQDSVGWSDCDSGVGQESADSSRATSIEGHPLVNAGDMPGPPSYSWMVEECILAAYDKKSVACPIHGEIELSRITPDVNFMDLSESYLIKSENVNRGPLLGRGAFGFVFKATCKTRGSKAVIPVAMKMLQPVAPGPRARQSAIIAYKAALGKWERDPLQHSCKAYCTARQELAVLLTLRHPNIVPLIGVCTQPLALVLDLAPKGALDAVLRHFRRSGARIGPYCFQSLVLQAAKAMEYLHRRRVIYRDLKAENILVWEFPEPHADDHPANSVHIKVADYGISRITLPSGSKGFGGTEGFMAPEIMRHNGEEEYTEKVDCFSFGMFLYELIALRQPFEGHEAVKECILEGGRPVLTQRETQFPSYCLDLMVLCWDQQPKVRPSASQIVSIASAPEFTHLIDVISLNHIGNAMDGISCQIASGEDETVISGYELWFPCSNSRVDILLGSNKGWQQYHRILCPAIGTPVKTASGSGYHSQPTTPHSVKQIKLTTACIVEKNVWIGDAEGNIYAFNASDCSHQFSYALEPAQPCPVVALVYLKRFSRVAAGLENGRLFLLDSTLTPSTSVSAEGSFVLSELGSGEQLFSVCPLWRNETECELWCGETDGAMNVFSLKNSHVSGQHHLTHFQTPIPTRGLTVALLEASDDFVYSYVAPGCILYQWRSSGKQIENRLDCSKLVPCSESLKSIAIDEHLSPGKCQVSTMAALNGELYVGTTWGCIIIVEKLSLRPITIFRPFEEDVRCIVPLYGGPVPMVVTVGRGYRSLIDRYTDFTTGQVATPSASSQDKRLKEALLKDRSNNMHALIWTAEHWTPV from the exons ACACCCGCGAGCAGATACGATCCCAGAAGCACAAAAATCTGCGCGAAGCGGTCTCCTCCTCGGATGACACGCTGGTCCAGCTCCTGCTGGACAGCATCGGTCCGGAGCGGGAGATTATCGTAAACATGGCCCCGGGCGGGGCGAACACGCTTTTGTTTAT tgCCTCCCAAAACGGGTCGGAGCGGATCGTGCAGCAGTTGCTGGAAGCCGGTGCCGACGGGAGGGCACATGCCGTGACCAAGTACTCTCCGCTGTACACGGCCGTTCACAACGGGCACTCAAAGGTTGCCGCCACGCTGCTGCAGCGCTTTCCGGAGCTGGTCCAGCAGCTTACCGTGGAACGATGGCTTCCGTTTCATGCAGCTTGCATCAACGGACACTGTCCGGTGGTGGAACTGCTCATCAAGCACGTCTATCCGGAAGAGCTGATGAGCTCGTTTAG CCCAACTAAATCGCCTACTTCCAGAGACCCATCCGGAGAGCTCGAGTGGCGCCTGGCCTTCGACCCAAACACCCAAGACGTCACCGGCCAAACCGCTCTCTACGTCAGCTGCCTGCTCGGGAACCGTCAACTGGTGGAGATGCTCCTGAACTGGAAGGTCAAATGTGTCCGCCACTCGCTAGACATCGATGACAATCGAGAACCACCAGCACTCTCCTCCAACCCGCTCAGCCCCACCAACCGAAGGATCTCGTTCGGAATCCAGTCGATCATGTCGCGGCTAAGTTTGGGCCGGGATCCTGGCGAAGGACGGGATGAAAACACCGAGATGCGATGTCCGCTGGATTTGAACGTGCTGTGCGGGGCGGCACGGGAAACGGCCCTGCTGGCGGCCGTTCGGGGAGGGTTTCTGGACGTGGTGACGCTGCTGCTGCAGAACGGAGCCGATCCGAACGTGGTGGCGCGAGCGGTGGAGGATCAGAATGATCCGAA ATCCTCGGACGAAATCTACGGCTTCTCGAACGTCCCGCTCGCGGAAGCCACGCGCCAAAAATCACTCGCCATGGTCGATCTGCTCCTAAAATACGGCGCCAAAGACGACCAGTCGGTCGCGCTGAGCATCGCGATCCAAAACTCGGACGAGCAGATCGTGTGCCGGCTGCTGTCGATCAAGGCGCACGCCGACCCGGACTACAAGATCAACAAGAAGGCGTTCGCCGGCGAGACGGAGTACAGTGCGTTGCCGCTGGTGGGAAGTTTTACGTACAGTTCGTTGTTTCCCAGCGTGGCTACGATGATCAACTGGCACAGCAACAACTGCCGGCTGTCGGTGGTGAAGATGGGTTGGTTGAGCGAGGCGGTTCTGGCGTGTAATCCGAAGCTGAAGGGTCATCCGAGGTGTGCGCAGCTGTCGTTGGGGGCGTTGACGAGGATTGACATTTCGCATAACTGCTTGACGGTGCTTCCGGCGGAGATTTTGACGTTGGGGAGTTTGCGATATTTGAACGTGGCGCAGAACAAGATTGAGCGCATTCCAGGGATGGAGGAGATTGATCCGGGTTCGGTTTATCAGCCTCAGAAGAGGCGATCTTCGAAGGTTTCGCAGTTGGAGTATAGTTGTCCGGTGCTGGAGGAGTTGTACCTGCAGGACAACCGGCTTGAGTGCATTCCACCGAGGTTGTTCTTGCTGCCGAGTTTGTCGATCTTGGACGTGTCGAACAACAAGCTGCAGGAACTTCCGTTTGAGCTGTGGAAGTCGCCGAAGTTGAAGGAGTTCAATGTGGCgtttaactttttgaaagaTCTACCCTCGCTGCCGAACGTTGCGGAGGTTGGCGGGGACGCAACGGAGCCGCCCTCTCCGGTGACGGAAGCTTGTCTGTTCCAGGGGTATTCGTACGAGGACAGTAACGACTCGTTGACGCGGAATCGCTTGGTTGCCAGCTTGGAGATCGTCAAGCATCACATTTGGTCCAAGTCGTTGGAGGTCACCGATCAGGAGTTGAGGTTACCGGACTCCAAGAATGACAACACCGTCTCCCAGCTGAGCAGTCTGAATCTTGCCAACAACCTGTTCACCAGCATTCCACTTGCCCTGCCCTGTCTTGCCGTGAACCTCACTCGTCTCAACATGTCGTACAACAGCTTGCGATCGATGGGTCACGTAACGAGCTACCCGGCGTCGCTGAAACAGCTCGACCTGGGTCACAACGAGATCAGCTGTTGGCCCAGCTTGCCGCGGATCGCCGCTTCGGACCCGCACCTGATGTGCTACAACCCGCAGGAACCGAAGAAGAACAGCTCGAAGAGTTCGGTCGCGAGCAGTGGAAGCTCGGGGACACCGTACTCGAACGAGATCACGGTCGTCAAGTCGAGTACCAGCTCGAACAACATCACCTCGTTGCGGACGGCGGTGTTGAAGAGTGTTTGCGTGCATCGGCGGCATTTGAGGTTGGAGTCGTTGAGGACGCTGGTGCTGGCGGACAACTCGCTGACGAGAATTCAACTTTCCACGGATGATGTCACGACGCTCGGGGAGTCGGAGGACGCCGAGTGGAGTTTGATTGGGGTGGCCAAGTCGCGGTTGATCTTCCCGAACCTCTCTATGCTGGATATTAGCAACAACTCGCTGAAGGAGATCCCGCCGTCGATTCACGAGTTGACGAACCTGAGCGTGCTGAACATCAGCGGGAACATGGACATTACGGAGCTTCCGCCGCACATGGGACTGCTGTCCCGGTTGTGGAATCTGAACACGCGAGGGTGCTCCCTCCAGGACCCGCTGCGATCGATGATCGATAGCAAGAAGTACAAAACCATGGACATCATCGGCTACCTCAAGTCGGTGTACGAGGACGCAAGACCGTACGCCCGCATGAAGCTGATGGTCGTCGGAGTTCAGGGCATCGGCAAGACCAGCCTGCTCGACCAACTCCGCAACGAAGGCCCCTCCCGCAACAAGAAGCAGGTCGATCACTGGGCCAAACGGATGGGCCACAAAAACATCAACACCAAAACCAGCCGCGGCATCAACATGTCCACGGTCGGCGTCGACATCGGCGACTGGGTCTGCGAGAAGAAGCTCCGCGGCCACTCCACCCACGGTCCCGTCATCTTCCGGACTTGGGACTTTGGCGGCCAGAAAGAGTACTACGCCACCCATCAATACTTCCTCTCCAAGCGTAGTCTCTACCTCGTCCTCTGGCGGATCATCGACGGCCGAAAAGGCCTCGCCGAAGTGCTCCAATGGCTCGGCAACATCCAAGCCCGTGCCCCCAACTCCCCCGTCATCATCGTGGGAACGCACTACGACGCCGTCGGCGAAACCCTCCCCGCGAAAAAAGCCGAAGAACTCCAACAGATCATCCGCGATCGCTTCATCGCCGTGTCGGACGCCGAGAAGATCGGCCTGCCGCGCGTGCTCGACTCGATCGAGGTCAGCTGCAAAACCGGCCACAACGTCAAACTGCTCGCGAACCTCATCTACGACACGGCGTTCTCCCTGCGATCGCCCGGCTGCAAGGATCTCCTGCTCTACCAACGCGTCCCCGCCAGCTACCTCGCGCTGGAAGACGTCGTTGGAACCATTTCCTCCTCACTGCGCCAATTCGGAGCGGACCCGGTCCTGGACTCGGATCGCTACCGGCAAGCCGTTACGCAGGAGATGCAGCTGCGGGGCTTCAAGGGATTCCGGGATTGGTCCGAGCTGAATCAGGCGACGATGTTCCTGCACGATAATGGGGTGCTGCTGCATTACGACGATGCGACGTTACGGGATCTGTACTTTTTGGATCCGCAATGGCTGTGTGATATGTTGGCGCACGTTGTGACGGTGCGGGAGATTAATCCGTTTGCGCGGACCGGGGTGATGAAGATGGACGATCTGCAGCACGTGTTCAAGAGTTCGTGTCTGGGGACGAATGATAATAGGAG CTACATTGTTAGCTTGCTGAACAAATTTGAGGTTGCACTTTCGTGGGATGCACGAACGCTGCTGATTCCTTCGCTGCTTCCGGTGGAAGAAGACAGTACTGCGGAACGAGTTGTTACTGTGAAG ATCGCAACCCGCTCCAAGGGCTGGGTCATGCGCGCCACCCGTCGCAACCCGAGCACCACCTCGTACGAACCCGTGGTGCCCTCCGAGCCCCAAACGCCAACGCTAAACAACGCTTGCGACATCCAAACGCTGCCCCGGCCGGAGCAAACCATATCCCGTCTGCTGCTAATGTCCTACTTCCCGTCCGGCTTCTGGTCCCGGTTGATAACGCGAGTCCTGGCGGATGATCAGGTCGTTGAGGCCATTCGCAGTTTGTACCCGCTGGAGAAGCAAGCCGCGGCGGATCCGGACATTGCGCAGATGCTGAACCTGTCGTCGCACTGGGCGGTTTGGCAGACGGGGCTGGCGCTGTACTACGGGTCGACGTTGGTGTTCAAGATGCGGGAGATTTCCGTGACCTGTCCGGCTTCGCCGTATCGGAACCCGATGAATCGGTTCAAGCTGAAGCAGGACGGAATTTGGTGCGACATTGATTTGACGTCGTCGTCGATCTTGGAGATTTACTTCCCGTTGAACGCGCTCAAGGTGAGGAAGTTGGACGAAGTTGGGGCGGAGTTGACCGCGGTGGAGATCGAGGCGAACGTTCAGTGCGTTACGCAGCTGTTGGCGTTGAGCGTGGATCACATCGATCTGCTGCTTGAGGATTGGTATCCGACGCTGGGAACCAGGTTTGTGCACACTTCCGAAGGTCGCTTCTTGGTGACCCGCCTGGTTCCGTGTCCAAAGTGTTTACGGGATTGCGAAGATCGTCACGTGCCCAACTTCCCGTCCCAGGTGAAACCAACCTCGGCGTATGGGCCGGGTCAACGACCTACGCTTCATAAACGATTAAGCGTAGATCGCCGAGCGGAACTTGGGGAACCCAGCGGACTCAACGAACTCCCCGGGATTCTGAACGACTTGGTTCCGACCCGCAAGTCCCAGGACTCGGTTGGCTGGTCGGACTGTGATTCCGGCGTGGGCCAGGAGTCGGCGGACAGCTCGCGAGCGACCTCGATCGAGGGTCATCCGCTGGTCAACGCCGGAGACATGCCAGGACCGCCGAGCTACTCGTGGATGGTCGAGGAGTGTATTCTGGCGGCGTACGACAAAAAGTCGGTGGCGTGTCCCATCCACGGGGAGATCGAGCTGAGCCGGATTACGCCGGATGTG AACTTCATGGATCTCTCGGAGAGCTACCTGATCAAGTCGGAGAACGTCAACCGGGGTCCCCTCCTGGGTCGCGGCGCCTTCGGCTTTGTGTTCAAAGCGACCTGCAAGACGCGCGGCTCCAAAGCGGTCATCCCCGTAGCAATGAAGATGCTCCAACCGGTTGCGCCGGGACCTCGGGCCCGTCAAAGTGCCATCATAGCGTACAAAGCTGCACTCGGCAAGTGGGAACGTGACCCGCTGCAGCACTCGTGCAAGGCGTACTGCACCGCCCGCCAAGAGCTGGCCGTCCTGCTAACGCTGCGACATCCGAACATCGTTCCGCTGATCGGAGTTTGTACGCAGCCGTTGGCGCTGGTGCTGGACTTGGCTCCGAAGGGTGCGCTGGACGCGGTCTTGCGGCACTTTAGGCGGAGTGGAGCCCGCATTGGGCCGTACTGCTTCCAGTCGCTGGTGCTGCAGGCGGCCAAGGCCATGGAGTACCTGCACCGGCGGAGGGTCATCTACCGGGATCTGAAGGCGGAGAACATACTGGTGTGGGAGTTCCCGGAGCCGCATGC TGACGACCACCCCGCCAACTCGGTCCACATTAAGGTCGCCGACTACGGCATCAGCCGCATCACGCTGCCGTCCGGTTCCAAGGGCTTCGGTGGCACCGAGGGCTTCATGGCGCCGGAGATAATGCGCCACAACGGCGAGGAAGAGTACACCGAGAAGGTGGACTGCTTCTCGTTCGGGATGTTCCTGTACGAGTTGATTGCGTTGCGGCAACCGTTCGAGGGTCACGAAGCCGTTAAGGAGTGCATCCTGGAGGGGGGCCGTCCGGTGCTGACGCAACGCGAGACGCAGTTTCCGTCGTACTGTTTGGATTTGATGGTGCTGTGCTGGGATCAACAGCCCAAGGTTCGCCCTTCGGCTAGTCAGATTGTGTCGATTGCGAGCGCGCCGGAGTTTACCCACCTGATTGACGTGATCTCGCTGAACCACATCGGGAACGCGATGGACGGAATTTCGTGCCAGATTGCAAGCGGGGAGGACGAGACGGTGATTTCCGGGTACGAGCTGTGGTTCCCGTGCTCGAACTCGCGCGTTGACATTCTGCTCGGGTCGAACAAGGGCTGGCAGCAGTACCACCGGATTCTGTGTCCGGCGATTGGGACGCCGGTTAAGACCGCCAGCGGAAGTGGTTACCACTCGCAGCCGACGACGCCGCACTCGGTCAAGCAGATCAAACTTACGACGGCTTGTATTGTGGAGAAGAACGTGTGGATTGGAGACGCCGAGGGAAACATCTACGCGTTCAACGCGTCCGACTGCAGTCACCAGTTCTCGTACGCCCTGGAACCGGCCCAGCCCTGTCCGGTCGTAGCTCTAGTCTACCTGAAGCGATTCTCGCGAGTGGCCGCAGGTCTCGAAAACGGACGACTCTTCCTGCTGGACTCAACGCTCACGCCGAGCACGTCGGTCTCCGCCGAAGGGAGCTTCGTCCTGTCCGAGCTGGGTTCCGGCGAGCAGCTGTTCAGCGTGTGCCCCCTGTGGCGGAACGAGACGGAGTGCGAGCTGTGGTGTGGCGAAACGGACGGAGCGATGAACGTGTTCTCGCTGAAGAACTCGCACGTGTCCGGTCAGCACCATTTGACGCACTTCCAGACGCCGATTCCGACGCGGGGGTTGACGGTGGCGTTGCTGGAGGCTTCCGATGATTTTGTGTACTCGTACGTGGCGCCCGGGTGCATTTTGTACCAGTGGAGGTCCAGTGGGAAGCAGATCGAGAATAGGCTGGACTGTTCGAAGTTGGTGCCGTGCTCGGAGAGTTTGAAGAGTATCGCGATCGATGAGCACCTGAGTCCCGGGAAGTGTCAG GTTTCCACGATGGCCGCCCTGAACGGCGAACTGTACGTCGGAACCACGTGGGGTTGCATCATAATCGTGGAGAAACTCTCGCTGCGCCCCATCACCATCTTCCGTCCCTTCGAGGAGGACGTTCGCTGCATAGTTCCGCTGTATGGGGGTCCCGTTCCGATGGTGGTTACCGTGGGCCGCGGCTACCGGTCGCTGATTGACCGGTACACGGATTTCACGACCGGCCAGGTGGCGACCCCGTCGGCATCGTCCCAGGACAAACGTCTCAAGGAGGCACTGCTGAAGGATCGTTCGAATAATATGCACGCGCTGATTTGGACCGCGGAACATTGGACGCCGGTTTAA